The Deltaproteobacteria bacterium genome contains the following window.
CATCTGGCCAACTTCCGGGGGGGGAAGGATAACATCACCGTTCTTCTGATTCAAATCAACCAAGGATGATGGCCTCGTAAAAAGTTTAGTAGGGGCACGGTGACCGTGCCCCTACTTTGCTTCTTTACGAGATCTCCTTTAACAAAAGGGCTCGGGTACTCTCCAGACGGCAAGAGATCAGACCGGCCAATCTTTTCATAAAAAGGTATCCCAGGCTGGGATCTCTGGTGAAAAGGTCCTCTAAATTTTTCCGTTTAAAAGAGATAATCCTGCTTTCCTCCAAACATTCCGCCGTTGCCGTAAAACGGCCTCCTTCCACTAAAGTAGACCACCCGAAAATTTCCCCGGTCTGCCTGAACGTACTCAAGACCAGTTCACCATGCTCTTCTATGCGCATTTTGATAGAGACTGCTCCTTGCACCAGGACATGAAAAGACTCTGCGGGCTCCCCCTCGACTAACACTTTTCCCCCTGCCGGATAAAAAACCTCCTGGCCATTGGCTAACAGGGTATCGATCTGCGCCCTGGTGAATCCCTTGAAGAACCAGCTTTGAACCAACCTTTCCTCGGCGATCATCTTTCCCCTTTCCCTGCTGCTGTCCCTTGGGGGCACATTTTTTTAAATTTTATGCATTAGTGCTTAGTTGCAAAAATTCGTGTATGAATTACTTCCATTTATAGGGTAGATTGGTGCCCAACCTTGTCGTGGTCCGGGGGCCAGGTCGATGAGCGCCGGCAGCCTCGGCCGGGGAAAAAATGCGGGAAAAGATTCAACTTTGTTTCCGCCGCAGGAGGCGGGGTTACTTCTTCCCGCCCCATCCACAGAGAAAACACCGCCTCAGGATGCCCAGCGAAGCGCCCTGGTTCCCGGACCTCGTAAGGCCTCCCAATTTTTGTAACTAAGCACGAGCCGACTTGTCCAGCCATGGATTTTTTATTATCTTTTGGCTTTATGGGCCTGCGGTTTTTCTACCAGCAGGATGCGTAGATCCATGACGTTGGTGCCGGTTGGACCCGTGATCAGGAGGTCTCCCAACGCTTGAAAAAAGGGATAAGAATCGTTTTCCTCGAGGGAACCCCATGGGTCTAAACCCAAGGCCTTAGCGCGTTGGACAGTTTCTCCATCGGCGAAAGCTCCGGCTGCATCAGTCGGCCCATCGGTCCCATCGGTCCCAGCGCTCAGAATAACAATCTCTCTCCAACCAGCAATCTCCAGGGCTGCCGCCAAGGCAAATTCTTGATTCCTTCCCCCTTTTCCTTTCCCCTTCAAAGTCACCGTGGTCTCCCCCCCCGAAAGAATGCAGGCCGGGGGTGCAACCGGATTTCTTGTCCGGAGCACTTCTTTGGCAATGGCCGCATGAACCTTGGCCACCTCCCGTGTTTCTCCCTCGATGAGGGAAGAGAGCAGGAAAGGGCGATAACCCAGGATTTTGGCTTTTTTTTGAGCCGCCTTCATGGCTAAAAGGTTATTCCCCACAATAAGATGGTATACCTTGGCCAAGGCTGGCACTCCTTCTTTGAGCGTCTCCTCTTTATTCCCTTTGAAACCTTCACGAATATGCCGGGCAACAGCAAGAGGAATTTTTTCCCAAAGCCCATACCGGTCCAGGATCCGGGCGCAGTCGGCGAAGGTAGTGGGGTCAGGGACCGTCGGTCCGGAAGCAATGGCGTCCAGGGGGTCCCCGATGACATCCGACAAGATTAAGGAAATCAGGGTTGCCGGATATACCATTCTGGCCAGCCCTCCCCCTTTGAGTAGGGAAAGGTGTTTTCTTAAGGTATTGATCTCCTGGATGGTGGCCCCGCACCCTAACAGTAAGTCCGTGACCTTTTGTTTCTCCTGAAGAGTGATTCCGGGGGAAGGGAAAGGAAGCAAGGCTGAACCGCCTCCTGAAATGAGAAAGATCACCAGGTCGTGCTCCGTGAGGTTACTCAGCATCCTGACCATCTCCTGAGCCCCTTCCAGGCCTTTGGAGTCCGGCAGCGGGTGCCCTGCCTCTTGGAGGCGGATGCGCTTCAACTTTTGGGTATGGCCGTACTTTACATTCACCAGGCCAGCCGTGATCCGCGAACCCAGAATTTTTTCCAAACTGTAAGCCATGGCGGCAGAAGCTTTCCCGCATCCAGCTACAAAAATCCGCTTATAGCGGGATAGAGGATACCTCTTCGAACCAACGTAGAGAAATTGGTTGCGCAGGGAAACTTGCGCGGAGATAATATTTTTGGGGTCTGCGGCCCAAAGGGCTTGGGAAAAAATCTTGCGGGCATCCCTCCGGAGTGTGCTGAGGTCTTTTTTCACCGGGAATTTCCTTTCCCCTCTATTCGCGATCTTATTCCACGGTCACGCTCTTGGCCAGGTTCCGCGGCTGGTCAACATCCGTCCCTTTGAGGATGGCAATATTATAGGCCAGAAGCTGCAAAGGAACATTGAGGAGGATGGGAACGAGCAAATGATGGGTTTCCGGAATCAGCAGGACATCTTTGGCCTTAGAGGCCACCTCTTGGTTTGAAGGATTGGCCAGAGCGATGACTTTTCCTCCCCTGGCCCGAACTTCTTCAATATTGCTTAAAATCTTCTCGTAGGTCTTACCTTTGGGGGCTAATACCACCACAGGCATCTCTTCATCGATAAGGGCAATGGGGCCATGTTTCATCTCTCCTGCAGGATACCCTTCGGCGTGAATATAAGATATTTCCTTCAACTTTAACGCCCCTTCCAAAGCAATCGGGTAATTCACACCCCGTCCCAGATAAAGGAAATCTCGGGCGTTCATGTATCGTTTCGCCAGAGTTTCAATCTGGGGGTTCAGATCCAAAACCTCCTGGACCTGGTGGGGGATCTTTAGCAAATCTTCCAGTAATCCCTTGGCCTCTTTCTGGCCGATGGTCTCCCGGGTTCTGGCCAAGCTTAAGGCCAGCAAGAAAAGCACGACGAGCTGGCAGGTGAATGTTTTGGTCGAGGCCACGCCAATCTCAGGGCCGGCGTGCGTATAAAAGAGCCCGGCAGATTCCCGGGCTAAGCTGCTGTCCACCACGTTGCAGATGGCCAAGGTGTGCACGCCCTTTTGCTTCCCTTCCCGGAAAGCGGCTAAAGTATCCGTGGTTTCACCCGATTGAGAGATGGCCACTAAAAGGTCTTGGGGCCCC
Protein-coding sequences here:
- a CDS encoding cyclic nucleotide-binding domain-containing protein; this encodes MIAEERLVQSWFFKGFTRAQIDTLLANGQEVFYPAGGKVLVEGEPAESFHVLVQGAVSIKMRIEEHGELVLSTFRQTGEIFGWSTLVEGGRFTATAECLEESRIISFKRKNLEDLFTRDPSLGYLFMKRLAGLISCRLESTRALLLKEIS
- a CDS encoding glycerate kinase, yielding MKKDLSTLRRDARKIFSQALWAADPKNIISAQVSLRNQFLYVGSKRYPLSRYKRIFVAGCGKASAAMAYSLEKILGSRITAGLVNVKYGHTQKLKRIRLQEAGHPLPDSKGLEGAQEMVRMLSNLTEHDLVIFLISGGGSALLPFPSPGITLQEKQKVTDLLLGCGATIQEINTLRKHLSLLKGGGLARMVYPATLISLILSDVIGDPLDAIASGPTVPDPTTFADCARILDRYGLWEKIPLAVARHIREGFKGNKEETLKEGVPALAKVYHLIVGNNLLAMKAAQKKAKILGYRPFLLSSLIEGETREVAKVHAAIAKEVLRTRNPVAPPACILSGGETTVTLKGKGKGGRNQEFALAAALEIAGWREIVILSAGTDGTDGPTDAAGAFADGETVQRAKALGLDPWGSLEENDSYPFFQALGDLLITGPTGTNVMDLRILLVEKPQAHKAKR